One Brienomyrus brachyistius isolate T26 unplaced genomic scaffold, BBRACH_0.4 scaffold97, whole genome shotgun sequence genomic window carries:
- the LOC125727429 gene encoding NACHT, LRR and PYD domains-containing protein 3-like isoform X9: MDKKRGKRRAEMCPPVGCNRKSPESVLMKRAGSPVPSCVSMKSDWSVKQRIRFFEGSFPTDQRDQMEDCSSDLHDKSGLSSILKSLEEKAMKFLKEELETFVRHLDNNYPECSEPQLEEDNDLDCDGQMQKTSVREVALKITLYILRTMKQNDLADMLDKRQLMLQEIKCKLKKQFECVFEGKAKEGQPTLLSEIYTELYITEGGTGAVNDEHEVRQIETASKKRRTEDTTVKCNDIFKPLCGRETPIRTVLTKGVAGIGKTVSVQKFILDWAEGKANQDVHFIFALPFRDLNLIKGEYSLIELLHHFVPELKSFQSTDLFSSKVLFIFDGLDECRLPLDFQNNESWFDVTEKTSLDVLLTNLIKGNLLPSALLWITSRPAAANQIPAKCVHQVTEIRGFSDAQKEEYFKKRFDDQSLASRIITHVKSSRSLFIMCHIPVFCWISATVLKRLFSEIDRGEIPRTLAEMYTHFLIFQTSVKNDKYMKNHETKLKEYSKEFLLTLGELAFDNLEKGNLIFYEQDLTENGIDVSEASVYSGVCTEVFKEEYGLYQEKVYCFVHLSIQEYLAALYVFLSNLSADLLKTAVDQALESKNGHLDLYLRFLLGLSTDSSKTLLQRLLGPTRITSHIIKDTAQYIKGKIKENLSPERTINLFHCLTELGDNSLVEEVQRYLNSGNISADDLSPAQYSALAFVMLMSDEELDVFDLKKYIRSDEEHCRLLPVVKNSRTALLNSCDLIDKHCEVLSSALRSNSSPLRELDLSDNNLKDSGVKLLSTALGDLHCKLELLRLSGCRVTEEGCSSLASALKLNPSHLRVLDLSYNHPGDSGVKLLSAVLEDLSCKLEKLQLSGCRVTEEGCSSLASALKLNPSHLRDLDLSYNHPGDSGVKLLSAVLEDLSCKLEKLQVGRCELTEKCCEALASALRSNSSPLRELDLSDNDLQDSGVKLLSAGLGDLHCKLEILRLSGCRVTEEGCSSLASALRSNPSHLRELDLSYNHPGDSGVKLLSAVLEDPSCKLEKLHVDHGGECRTRPGVQKYSCQLTLDPNTANRRLSLSGGNRKNKV; encoded by the exons agaccaaatggaagattgcagttcagatctacatgataaatcgggtttatcatccatattgaag tcactagaggaaaaagccatgaagttcctaaaggaggaactggagacgtttgtgaggcacctagataataattacccagaatgctctgagcctcagctagaggaggacaatgacctggactgtgatggtcagatgcagaagaccagtgttagagaggtagctctgaagatcacactgtacatcctgaggaccatgaagcaaaatgatcttgctgacatgctggacaaga gacagctcatgctgcaggaaatcaaatgtaaacttaagaagcaatttgagtgtgtatttgaagggaaagctaaggaaggacagccaacacttctcagtgagatttacacagaactctacataactgaaggtgggactggagcagtcaatgatgaacatgaagtgagacagattgaaacagcatccaagaaaaggcgaacagaagatactacagtcaagtgcaatgatatatttaaacccttatgtgggcgtgagacacctatcagaactgtactcactaaaggggtggcaggtattgggaaaacagtctctgtgcagaaatttattctcgactgggcagaaggaaaagcaaaccaggatgttcacttcatatttgctcttcctttccgggacctgaatttgattaagggtgaatacagtctgattgaactgcttcaccactttgtcccagaactgaaatcatttcaatccaCTGACCTGTTTAGCtccaaagtcttgttcatctttgatggtctggatgagtgtcgccttcctctggattttcagaacaatgagagctggtttgatgtaacagagAAAACGTCCCTGGATGTGCtattgactaacctcattaaggggaatctgctcccatccgctctcctctggataacctcccggccagcagcagccaatcagatacctgctaagtgtgtccaccaggtgacagagatacgagggttcagtgatgcccagaaggaggagtatttcaagaagagatttgatgatcagagcctggccagcaggattatcacacatgtgaaatcatcaaggagcctcttcatcatgtgccacatacctgtgttctgctggatttcagccactgtgcttaagaggctttttagtgagattgacaggggagaaattccaaggactctggctgaaatgtacacacacttcctgatctttcagacaagtgtaaaaaatgacaagtatatgaaaaaccatgaaactaagcttaaagaatacagcaaggaattccttttgaCACTTGGTGAacttgcttttgacaaccttgagaaaggcaatctcatattttatgagcaagatctgacagagaatggcattgatgtcagtgaagcttcagtttactctggagtgtgcacagaagtctttaaagaggagtatgggttgtaccaggagaaggtgtactgctttgtgcatctgagcatccaggagtatctcgctgctttatatgtgtttctgtcaaacttatcagctgacctgctgaagactgcagtggatcaggcattagagagcaagaatggacacttggacctctacctccgcttcctcctgggcctctcaacagactccagtaagactctgttacaaaggctactggggccGACAAGAATCACCTCACATATCATTAAGGATACAGCCCAGTACATCAAGGGgaaaataaaggagaatttatctccagaaaggaccatcaatctgttccactgtctgactgaattgggtgacaattctctagtagaggaagtacaaagatacctgaattcaggaaacatttcagcagatgacctctcacctgcacagtactcagctctggcctttgtgatgctgatgtcagatgaggagctggatgtgtttgacctgaagaaatacatcagatcagatgaagagcactgcaggctgctgcctgtggtcaagaactccaggacggctct gctgaacagctgtgatctcatagataaacactgtgaagtgctgtcttcagctctaagatcaaactcttccccactgagagagctggacctgagtgacaataacctgaaggattcaggagtgaagctgctctctactGCACTAggggatttacactgtaaactggagctATTGAG gctgtcaggctgtagagtcacagaagaaggctgttcttccctggcttcagctctgaagttaaacccctcacacctgagagtcctggatctgagctacaatcacccaggagattcaggagtgaagctgctctctgctgtactggaggatctcagctgtaaactggagaagctgca gctgtcaggctgtagagtcacagaagaaggctgttcttccctggcttcagctctgaagttaaacccctcacacctgagagacctggatctgagctacaatcacccaggagattcaggagtgaagctgctctctgctgtactggaggatctcagctgtaaactggagaagctgca ggtgggccggtgtgaactcacagagaaatgctgtgaggcactggcttcagctctcagatcaaactcctcacccctgagagagctggacctgagtgacaatgacctgcaggactcaggagtgaagctgctctctgctggactgggggacttacactgtaaactggagatactgag gttgtcaggctgtagagtcacagaagaaggctgttcttccctggcttcagctctgaggtcaaacccctcacacctgagagagctggacctgagctacaatcacccaggagactcaggagtgaagctgctttctgctgtactggaggatcccagctgtaaactggagaagctgca tgtggatcatggtggagagtgcaggaccagaccaggcgtacagaaat
- the LOC125727429 gene encoding NACHT, LRR and PYD domains-containing protein 12-like isoform X13, with protein sequence MDKKRGKRRAEMCPPVGCNRKSPESVLMKRAGSPVPSCVSMKSDWSVKQRIRFFEGSFPTDQRDQMEDCSSDLHDKSGLSSILKSLEEKAMKFLKEELETFVRHLDNNYPECSEPQLEEDNDLDCDGQMQKTSVREVALKITLYILRTMKQNDLADMLDKRQLMLQEIKCKLKKQFECVFEGKAKEGQPTLLSEIYTELYITEGGTGAVNDEHEVRQIETASKKRRTEDTTVKCNDIFKPLCGRETPIRTVLTKGVAGIGKTVSVQKFILDWAEGKANQDVHFIFALPFRDLNLIKGEYSLIELLHHFVPELKSFQSTDLFSSKVLFIFDGLDECRLPLDFQNNESWFDVTEKTSLDVLLTNLIKGNLLPSALLWITSRPAAANQIPAKCVHQVTEIRGFSDAQKEEYFKKRFDDQSLASRIITHVKSSRSLFIMCHIPVFCWISATVLKRLFSEIDRGEIPRTLAEMYTHFLIFQTSVKNDKYMKNHETKLKEYSKEFLLTLGELAFDNLEKGNLIFYEQDLTENGIDVSEASVYSGVCTEVFKEEYGLYQEKVYCFVHLSIQEYLAALYVFLSNLSADLLKTAVDQALESKNGHLDLYLRFLLGLSTDSSKTLLQRLLGPTRITSHIIKDTAQYIKGKIKENLSPERTINLFHCLTELGDNSLVEEVQRYLNSGNISADDLSPAQYSALAFVMLMSDEELDVFDLKKYIRSDEEHCRLLPVVKNSRTALLNSCDLIDKHCEVLSSALRSNSSPLRELDLSDNNLKDSGVKLLSTALGDLHCKLELLRLSGCRVTEEGCSSLASALKLNPSHLRVLDLSYNHPGDSGVKLLSAVLEDLSCKLEKLQLSGCRVTEEGCSSLASALKLNPSHLRDLDLSYNHPGDSGVKLLSAVLEDLSCKLEKLQVGRCELTEKCCEALASALRSNSSPLRELDLSDNDLQDSGVKLLSAGLGDLHCKLEILRSVLLGIPHCKLWVVR encoded by the exons agaccaaatggaagattgcagttcagatctacatgataaatcgggtttatcatccatattgaag tcactagaggaaaaagccatgaagttcctaaaggaggaactggagacgtttgtgaggcacctagataataattacccagaatgctctgagcctcagctagaggaggacaatgacctggactgtgatggtcagatgcagaagaccagtgttagagaggtagctctgaagatcacactgtacatcctgaggaccatgaagcaaaatgatcttgctgacatgctggacaaga gacagctcatgctgcaggaaatcaaatgtaaacttaagaagcaatttgagtgtgtatttgaagggaaagctaaggaaggacagccaacacttctcagtgagatttacacagaactctacataactgaaggtgggactggagcagtcaatgatgaacatgaagtgagacagattgaaacagcatccaagaaaaggcgaacagaagatactacagtcaagtgcaatgatatatttaaacccttatgtgggcgtgagacacctatcagaactgtactcactaaaggggtggcaggtattgggaaaacagtctctgtgcagaaatttattctcgactgggcagaaggaaaagcaaaccaggatgttcacttcatatttgctcttcctttccgggacctgaatttgattaagggtgaatacagtctgattgaactgcttcaccactttgtcccagaactgaaatcatttcaatccaCTGACCTGTTTAGCtccaaagtcttgttcatctttgatggtctggatgagtgtcgccttcctctggattttcagaacaatgagagctggtttgatgtaacagagAAAACGTCCCTGGATGTGCtattgactaacctcattaaggggaatctgctcccatccgctctcctctggataacctcccggccagcagcagccaatcagatacctgctaagtgtgtccaccaggtgacagagatacgagggttcagtgatgcccagaaggaggagtatttcaagaagagatttgatgatcagagcctggccagcaggattatcacacatgtgaaatcatcaaggagcctcttcatcatgtgccacatacctgtgttctgctggatttcagccactgtgcttaagaggctttttagtgagattgacaggggagaaattccaaggactctggctgaaatgtacacacacttcctgatctttcagacaagtgtaaaaaatgacaagtatatgaaaaaccatgaaactaagcttaaagaatacagcaaggaattccttttgaCACTTGGTGAacttgcttttgacaaccttgagaaaggcaatctcatattttatgagcaagatctgacagagaatggcattgatgtcagtgaagcttcagtttactctggagtgtgcacagaagtctttaaagaggagtatgggttgtaccaggagaaggtgtactgctttgtgcatctgagcatccaggagtatctcgctgctttatatgtgtttctgtcaaacttatcagctgacctgctgaagactgcagtggatcaggcattagagagcaagaatggacacttggacctctacctccgcttcctcctgggcctctcaacagactccagtaagactctgttacaaaggctactggggccGACAAGAATCACCTCACATATCATTAAGGATACAGCCCAGTACATCAAGGGgaaaataaaggagaatttatctccagaaaggaccatcaatctgttccactgtctgactgaattgggtgacaattctctagtagaggaagtacaaagatacctgaattcaggaaacatttcagcagatgacctctcacctgcacagtactcagctctggcctttgtgatgctgatgtcagatgaggagctggatgtgtttgacctgaagaaatacatcagatcagatgaagagcactgcaggctgctgcctgtggtcaagaactccaggacggctct gctgaacagctgtgatctcatagataaacactgtgaagtgctgtcttcagctctaagatcaaactcttccccactgagagagctggacctgagtgacaataacctgaaggattcaggagtgaagctgctctctactGCACTAggggatttacactgtaaactggagctATTGAG gctgtcaggctgtagagtcacagaagaaggctgttcttccctggcttcagctctgaagttaaacccctcacacctgagagtcctggatctgagctacaatcacccaggagattcaggagtgaagctgctctctgctgtactggaggatctcagctgtaaactggagaagctgca gctgtcaggctgtagagtcacagaagaaggctgttcttccctggcttcagctctgaagttaaacccctcacacctgagagacctggatctgagctacaatcacccaggagattcaggagtgaagctgctctctgctgtactggaggatctcagctgtaaactggagaagctgca ggtgggccggtgtgaactcacagagaaatgctgtgaggcactggcttcagctctcagatcaaactcctcacccctgagagagctggacctgagtgacaatgacctgcaggactcaggagtgaagctgctctctgctggactgggggacttacactgtaaactggagatactgag gtcagtcttactgggtattccacactgtaaactgtgggtagtgaggtga